In one Leptospira yasudae genomic region, the following are encoded:
- a CDS encoding helix-turn-helix domain-containing protein — translation MIYVIGIVFFTGRTANFAYFFYGRKYLFTMPPHGPPHPPPGLPIPEISFTITIFSVLVLWFKRHRFSFDRWFVFFLIALSCLHVAHILKRSFGRIYFDFFHIPQLLFGPLFFLYLKDILGFGVRKNDRIHFVPYLTFVVLFCALRILPAAEPFYDWFFGREGWALRIATFLSLLSYCAFGFYYILKAEREKGNPLFESLQFGWLKVMIGLVVGIVLYHGAGFVLNQVSHSPERPPLLPPIRGFDILAFTILFSLFGVRQSILHSAWLLGQGSAFDGIKKRKYERSGLETDRLQNYVQAVKQHMDSEKPYLDSEFSLDQLAGRLQFPRAHITQALNEVLETNFYNFVNEYRVKEFIRLVDSAPEEKIAVLSLAFDAGFNSKSTFNQSFKRITGTTPSLYLSEKKQKKES, via the coding sequence TTGATTTACGTCATTGGAATCGTATTCTTTACCGGACGTACCGCGAACTTCGCGTACTTTTTTTACGGAAGGAAATATCTTTTTACCATGCCTCCTCACGGTCCGCCCCATCCGCCGCCCGGTTTGCCGATTCCGGAAATTTCTTTCACGATCACGATTTTTTCCGTTCTCGTTCTTTGGTTTAAACGTCATCGTTTTTCGTTCGATCGATGGTTCGTGTTTTTTCTGATCGCTTTAAGCTGTCTTCACGTCGCTCATATTCTCAAGAGAAGTTTCGGGAGAATCTATTTCGATTTCTTTCATATACCGCAGCTTTTGTTCGGCCCGTTGTTCTTTTTGTATTTGAAGGATATCTTGGGGTTCGGAGTTCGTAAGAACGATCGGATTCATTTCGTTCCGTATTTGACGTTCGTCGTTCTATTCTGCGCTTTGAGAATCTTACCGGCTGCGGAACCGTTTTACGATTGGTTTTTCGGAAGGGAAGGATGGGCCCTTCGAATCGCGACCTTTCTTTCCCTGCTTTCGTATTGCGCATTCGGTTTTTATTATATTCTAAAAGCGGAAAGGGAGAAGGGTAATCCTTTGTTCGAATCCCTGCAATTCGGTTGGTTGAAGGTCATGATCGGCCTTGTAGTCGGGATCGTTTTGTATCACGGCGCGGGTTTTGTGCTGAATCAGGTTTCCCATTCTCCCGAACGTCCGCCGTTACTGCCTCCGATCCGAGGTTTCGACATTCTTGCGTTTACGATTCTTTTTTCCTTGTTCGGGGTTCGGCAGAGCATTCTTCATTCCGCTTGGCTTTTAGGTCAGGGGAGCGCGTTCGACGGAATTAAAAAAAGAAAGTATGAGCGTTCCGGTTTGGAAACGGATCGACTGCAGAATTACGTTCAAGCGGTCAAACAGCACATGGATTCCGAAAAGCCGTATTTGGACAGCGAATTCTCCCTGGACCAACTCGCGGGTCGTTTACAATTTCCGAGGGCTCATATCACGCAGGCACTCAACGAGGTATTGGAAACGAATTTCTATAATTTCGTGAACGAATATCGTGTGAAAGAATTCATTCGTTTAGTGGATTCCGCTCCGGAAGAAAAGATCGCGGTTCTGAGTTTGGCCTTTGATGCGGGTTTCAATTCCAAGTCCACGTTCAATCAATCCTTTAAAAGAATTACGGGAACGACTCCTTCTTTGTATCTTTCCGAAAAAAAACAAAAAAAAGAGTCTTAG
- a CDS encoding GAF domain-containing SpoIIE family protein phosphatase, giving the protein MSLAKNPVIDSGDLNAALHVLTESIARALHCERCSIWFYKELKVSIQCLDLFILSENSHNSGMELFQQDFPKYFEVLQHQRLIIADDAVTDESTKEFAQNYLIPLNIASMLDAPILMDGKLLGIICNEQVGKPRAWTLEEQTFVGSLADMIPRIFQAVERKKAQDELKKANERLEHTVKARTRIILSQKEELEHQIKMAKKIQGALLPSVLPKSKYLDLQYLYTPMMDLGGDFVDFIYDEENDVLGFFICDVSGHGVSAALLASMVKMSYPNWRSFIQDPEYGITQIYESLCGKFAGHFITAVLGSLNVKTGEGKMTNAGHCPPVLLQKGKKPTVFNRTGALLTDLIPLKLETVLFHLDAGDRLVLYTDGIIEAFNEDREMFSEERLLAVLDSHENETLDGLCQKVFSELNRFMGVAHEGFTDDLTILALERRIP; this is encoded by the coding sequence ATGTCCTTGGCGAAAAATCCGGTCATCGACAGCGGCGATTTGAACGCTGCGTTGCACGTTCTTACGGAATCGATCGCAAGAGCTTTGCATTGCGAACGCTGCAGCATTTGGTTCTATAAGGAACTGAAGGTTTCCATTCAGTGTTTGGATCTCTTTATTCTTTCAGAGAATTCCCACAACTCCGGAATGGAACTCTTTCAACAAGATTTTCCGAAATATTTCGAAGTTCTTCAACACCAAAGATTGATCATCGCGGACGACGCTGTGACCGACGAAAGCACGAAGGAATTCGCGCAGAACTATCTTATTCCTCTGAACATCGCTTCCATGCTCGACGCTCCGATCCTGATGGACGGAAAACTTCTCGGTATCATCTGCAACGAACAAGTCGGCAAACCCCGCGCTTGGACTTTGGAAGAGCAGACCTTTGTCGGCTCGCTGGCCGATATGATTCCCCGCATCTTTCAAGCCGTGGAAAGAAAGAAGGCTCAAGACGAATTAAAAAAAGCGAATGAACGTCTCGAACATACCGTCAAAGCGAGAACGAGAATCATCCTGAGTCAAAAGGAAGAATTGGAACATCAGATCAAGATGGCCAAAAAAATCCAAGGCGCGCTTCTTCCTTCCGTTTTGCCAAAATCGAAATATCTCGATCTTCAATATCTTTACACTCCGATGATGGATCTCGGCGGGGACTTCGTGGATTTTATCTACGACGAGGAGAACGACGTTCTCGGATTTTTCATCTGCGACGTTTCCGGCCACGGGGTTTCGGCGGCGCTTCTCGCTTCGATGGTCAAGATGTCCTATCCGAACTGGAGATCGTTCATTCAAGATCCTGAATATGGAATCACGCAGATCTACGAATCCCTTTGCGGAAAATTCGCCGGTCATTTTATCACCGCCGTTCTCGGCTCGCTGAACGTCAAAACCGGAGAAGGTAAAATGACGAACGCGGGTCATTGTCCTCCGGTCCTTCTTCAAAAAGGGAAGAAGCCTACCGTATTCAACCGGACCGGGGCGTTGTTGACCGATTTGATTCCGCTGAAGCTCGAAACGGTTTTGTTTCATCTTGACGCGGGAGACCGACTTGTTCTTTATACCGATGGAATCATAGAAGCTTTTAACGAGGATCGGGAAATGTTCTCCGAAGAAAGACTTCTCGCGGTTTTGGATTCTCATGAAAACGAAACCTTGGACGGTCTTTGTCAAAAAGTCTTTTCCGAGCTGAATCGTTTTATGGGAGTCGCACACGAGGGTTTTACGGACGACTTGACGATCCTTGCGCTTGAAAGAAGAATTCCTTAG
- a CDS encoding Spy/CpxP family protein refolding chaperone → MKGFLKVSGLILVAAALFAGGCRYYKSPEKRAEFVVKKITSELDLNDSQKEKLYKIKDEILSKRKELKLQGPRIPAEALAEFRQPTLDEKKINKSFELEMNKMTEMRTFMTKKAIEFHAVLTPEQRNKLVDLITEFQQKHRHHDD, encoded by the coding sequence ATGAAAGGATTTTTAAAAGTTTCCGGTCTGATTCTTGTGGCTGCGGCTTTGTTTGCGGGAGGATGTAGATATTACAAGTCTCCTGAAAAAAGGGCGGAGTTCGTCGTTAAGAAGATCACTTCGGAATTGGATCTGAACGATTCTCAAAAAGAGAAATTGTATAAAATCAAAGACGAAATTCTGTCTAAAAGAAAAGAACTGAAACTTCAAGGGCCTCGAATTCCTGCGGAAGCTCTGGCGGAGTTCCGTCAGCCGACTTTGGACGAGAAAAAAATCAACAAGTCCTTCGAACTCGAGATGAACAAAATGACGGAGATGAGAACTTTTATGACCAAGAAAGCGATCGAGTTTCATGCGGTCTTAACTCCGGAACAAAGAAATAAACTAGTGGATTTGATTACAGAGTTTCAACAGAAACACCGTCATCATGATGACTGA
- a CDS encoding response regulator: protein MKVAPTYSILLAEDDESNAELLIRHLERYNFDVDHVVDGIAAEIKLRKTRYDLILTDNRMPKMSGLSLLERIPETNRTTPIIFLTVSNEKETIMQAAHNKKLVAYLLKPIDTQVLIDKICQALGIKGDSLVDKKEFPFEILPFTNTDQGIGVGIELKGCPYGKGIEKLVQEVSFFLKELPTLRSILIKVNPEFFYSKNAGQLLSGLRDRLAIKYEIQKEDIVVQTEH, encoded by the coding sequence ATGAAGGTTGCCCCGACTTATTCCATCCTGTTGGCGGAAGACGATGAAAGCAACGCCGAACTTTTAATACGTCATCTCGAACGATACAACTTCGACGTGGATCACGTCGTGGACGGAATCGCCGCCGAAATCAAACTCAGGAAGACGCGTTATGACCTCATTCTAACGGACAATAGGATGCCGAAGATGAGCGGCTTGAGTCTTTTGGAAAGAATTCCGGAAACGAACCGTACGACTCCGATCATTTTTCTTACGGTGAGCAACGAAAAAGAAACGATCATGCAAGCGGCGCATAATAAAAAACTCGTGGCCTATCTTCTGAAGCCGATCGATACGCAGGTGTTGATCGATAAGATTTGCCAGGCTCTGGGAATCAAAGGCGATTCTCTTGTGGATAAGAAGGAATTTCCGTTCGAGATTCTTCCGTTCACGAATACGGATCAAGGCATCGGAGTCGGAATCGAACTTAAGGGATGTCCGTACGGAAAAGGGATCGAAAAACTCGTTCAAGAAGTTTCCTTCTTCTTAAAGGAGCTTCCGACGTTGAGAAGCATTTTGATCAAGGTCAATCCGGAATTCTTTTATTCTAAAAACGCGGGACAACTTCTTTCCGGCCTCAGAGACCGTCTCGCCATCAAATACGAAATCCAAAAAGAAGACATCGTAGTTCAAACGGAACATTGA
- a CDS encoding YHYH protein produces the protein MIQKSILILLILLSFVVCKKDSNSDDDLTIATLGVIAATGFCNGSLATTGTTVSKSTATVDSSSGCVTGVVTCMDTALPSWIKDNFKCSTAYVSGSSYIFKSQNVPNTKSYYYGSTSPLYEALPGGNSPAGNNSISSQRLVYAIPSTPTKGTGTVSTQGGLVSIGITVNGLAIFNNAAAPPDTLAVEAMTFDNFGGHPQNQGVYHHHAAVTKVSNNDANLIGIILDGYAVYGEKCDNATAATGDDFVPGDLDSLHGHTRATVHFPTATYHYHYVMDATATIKTLMGSYFYGVIGSVSN, from the coding sequence ATGATTCAAAAATCGATTCTAATTTTACTAATCTTACTGTCTTTTGTAGTCTGTAAAAAAGATTCCAATAGTGACGACGATCTTACGATCGCAACCCTGGGTGTGATCGCGGCAACCGGTTTCTGTAACGGAAGTCTTGCAACTACCGGAACCACCGTCTCAAAAAGTACGGCTACTGTGGATTCTTCCTCCGGTTGTGTAACGGGGGTCGTCACTTGTATGGATACGGCCCTTCCTTCTTGGATAAAGGACAACTTTAAATGTTCTACGGCGTATGTTTCGGGTTCGAGCTACATTTTTAAATCGCAGAACGTCCCGAATACGAAAAGTTATTATTATGGAAGCACTTCTCCTTTATACGAAGCCCTTCCCGGTGGAAACAGCCCTGCGGGGAACAACTCGATTTCCAGCCAACGACTGGTTTATGCGATTCCTTCCACTCCTACGAAAGGAACGGGAACGGTGAGCACGCAAGGCGGACTCGTTTCCATCGGAATCACGGTGAACGGTCTTGCGATCTTCAACAATGCTGCGGCTCCTCCCGATACGCTCGCGGTCGAAGCGATGACGTTCGACAACTTCGGTGGTCACCCGCAGAACCAAGGGGTCTATCACCATCACGCGGCCGTTACGAAAGTCAGCAACAACGACGCGAATTTGATCGGAATTATCTTGGACGGTTACGCGGTCTACGGTGAAAAATGCGATAACGCAACCGCCGCAACGGGAGACGATTTTGTTCCTGGCGATTTAGATTCTTTACACGGCCACACTAGAGCAACGGTTCACTTTCCCACTGCTACCTATCATTATCACTACGTAATGGACGCAACCGCAACGATCAAGACTCTCATGGGATCGTATTTTTACGGTGTCATCGGAAGTGTTTCCAACTAA
- a CDS encoding ABC transporter permease encodes MKTLKAQGITIALVVAAGVGIFISSRSAYDSLYEARAKFYVSSYFAQGFVSLKRAPESTLEELSNVPGIGVVRTRIVQDAVLDIPGETLPTAGRFVSLTEGINLPYLRSGRLPKGDNEVLLSEAFSIANKLTLGNRIVGILQGERRILTVVGIALSPEYVYIFRGTNPLPDDKHFGILWMDRKGMENAFGMVGAFNDAIFTFAPGAQRTSVLKRIDRILEVYGGYGSYDRDKLPSHSFLRDEFKQLKTMAYFLPAIFLGVAAFLLHIVSTRIISKEREQIATLKALGYSDIEIALHYLKIITVISGMGSVLGVLIGVWLGGAMTDLYSEYYRFPHLDFRLNPSLGLIGILIGILAGAAGTSYSILRVLRLDPAQAMRPPVPMNFKKNWIETYIGSLSAQSRMILRNLTRRPTRTLVAILGVSTSVMIMVLGMFARDAVNAMIEIQFDLLQRESITVSFLGPVSQTAVDDLRKDKAVLTAEGYRMIPIRIRIGHLSKELALQGIPNDAKLRRLVGKKRNVLTPPTSGIFLNSNVADKLGIKTGSKIEMEVLEGNRKKISVRVDGLVEELLGQGAYMELVSVNRLLGEGDNVNLIALRTDTKEESRFLAELKDMPKISGVSTREGTLKVFSDTMSRSTLATTTILFIFAAVISIGVVYNTAMISLSERVFELGSLRILGFTKEEVFQILAGELGFEIIASLPVGCLLGYFCAYLLMNTVETEGFKIPLIISYRTYVISIFTTLGTATLSYFILYRKIKNMDLLSVLKIRE; translated from the coding sequence ATGAAAACGCTGAAGGCGCAAGGAATCACGATCGCCTTGGTCGTCGCGGCGGGCGTGGGAATTTTCATCTCCTCCCGCAGCGCCTACGATTCGTTATACGAAGCTCGCGCAAAATTTTACGTATCCTCGTATTTTGCGCAGGGATTCGTTTCTCTCAAACGCGCACCCGAATCGACGTTGGAAGAATTGTCCAACGTTCCCGGAATCGGAGTCGTACGGACTCGGATCGTTCAAGACGCCGTCCTCGACATTCCCGGAGAAACGCTTCCCACCGCGGGAAGATTCGTATCCCTCACCGAAGGAATCAATCTTCCGTATCTCCGATCGGGTAGATTGCCGAAAGGGGACAACGAAGTTTTGTTAAGCGAAGCGTTCTCGATCGCGAACAAACTTACGCTCGGAAATCGGATCGTTGGAATACTCCAAGGAGAACGAAGAATTCTGACCGTGGTGGGAATCGCGCTCTCCCCGGAATACGTTTATATCTTTCGAGGCACCAATCCCCTACCCGATGACAAACATTTCGGAATTCTTTGGATGGATCGCAAAGGAATGGAGAACGCCTTCGGAATGGTCGGCGCTTTCAACGATGCGATCTTTACGTTCGCACCCGGTGCGCAACGAACCTCCGTATTAAAAAGAATCGACCGAATCTTGGAAGTCTACGGGGGATACGGCTCGTATGACAGGGACAAACTTCCTTCTCATTCCTTTTTGCGGGACGAGTTCAAACAACTCAAGACGATGGCGTATTTTCTTCCCGCGATCTTTTTGGGAGTCGCCGCATTTCTTCTTCATATCGTTTCCACGAGAATCATTTCCAAGGAAAGAGAACAAATCGCCACTCTCAAAGCATTAGGATATTCTGATATAGAAATCGCGCTTCACTATCTGAAGATCATCACGGTCATCAGCGGAATGGGCTCGGTTCTCGGGGTTCTCATCGGAGTTTGGCTCGGAGGAGCGATGACCGATCTTTATTCGGAGTATTATCGATTTCCTCATTTGGACTTTCGTCTCAACCCGTCTCTCGGTTTGATCGGAATTTTAATCGGCATTCTCGCGGGGGCCGCCGGAACCTCGTATTCGATCCTGCGGGTTTTACGTTTGGATCCGGCTCAGGCGATGCGTCCCCCTGTGCCGATGAATTTTAAAAAGAATTGGATCGAAACGTATATCGGCTCCCTTTCGGCTCAATCCAGGATGATTCTCAGAAATCTTACGAGAAGACCGACTCGAACGTTAGTCGCCATTCTCGGAGTTTCGACCTCGGTCATGATCATGGTTTTGGGAATGTTCGCCCGCGACGCGGTCAACGCGATGATCGAAATCCAATTCGATCTTTTACAAAGAGAATCGATCACGGTTTCCTTTTTAGGACCGGTGTCGCAGACCGCCGTGGACGATCTGAGAAAAGACAAAGCCGTGCTGACTGCGGAAGGATATAGAATGATCCCGATTCGAATCCGCATCGGACATCTTTCCAAAGAACTCGCCTTGCAGGGAATTCCCAACGACGCAAAACTCAGAAGATTAGTCGGTAAAAAAAGAAACGTACTGACCCCGCCCACATCCGGAATATTTCTCAATTCGAACGTGGCCGACAAATTAGGAATCAAAACCGGTTCTAAGATCGAAATGGAAGTTCTGGAAGGGAACCGCAAAAAAATCTCAGTACGAGTGGACGGACTCGTGGAGGAACTCCTCGGACAAGGAGCTTATATGGAACTCGTTTCCGTCAATCGATTGTTAGGCGAAGGGGATAACGTGAATCTCATCGCGCTCCGAACGGACACAAAGGAAGAATCCAGATTTTTAGCGGAGTTAAAAGACATGCCGAAAATTTCGGGAGTTTCCACAAGGGAGGGAACGCTCAAGGTCTTTTCCGATACGATGTCCCGAAGTACTCTTGCGACGACCACGATCTTATTCATCTTCGCGGCCGTGATTTCGATCGGAGTCGTTTACAACACCGCGATGATCTCCTTATCCGAACGCGTCTTTGAATTGGGAAGTCTGCGCATTCTCGGATTTACGAAAGAGGAAGTTTTCCAAATCCTTGCGGGGGAATTGGGCTTCGAAATCATAGCTTCCCTTCCAGTGGGATGTCTGCTCGGTTATTTCTGCGCGTATCTTTTGATGAACACGGTCGAAACGGAAGGATTCAAGATTCCGTTGATCATATCGTATCGAACATACGTAATATCGATTTTCACGACGCTTGGAACCGCGACCTTGAGTTATTTTATTCTATACAGAAAAATCAAAAACATGGATCTTCTTTCCGTATTGAAGATTCGGGAATGA
- a CDS encoding RNA polymerase sigma factor codes for MMTESEFTEIVSSTRDIVLSAIEKNLAERFSYAIDDVAQETYFRAYKALKKDQFRKESKLSTWLYAIARNESLRMNDKLRREEERTEKLAKSKKEEDFLTVHPNVNGNSRYSEQNSQEVIGMLQSLMAKIPDKYRRVLEFYLAGYSEKQIAETMGVKPGTVKSRAARGKEMMKRVGAKEKFYEE; via the coding sequence ATGATGACTGAATCTGAATTTACAGAAATCGTTAGTTCCACTCGGGACATTGTCCTCTCTGCGATCGAAAAGAACCTCGCAGAGAGGTTTTCTTATGCCATCGACGACGTGGCTCAGGAAACCTATTTTCGCGCGTACAAAGCCCTTAAAAAGGATCAGTTTCGCAAAGAATCAAAGCTGAGTACTTGGTTGTACGCGATCGCCAGAAACGAATCCCTGAGAATGAACGATAAGTTAAGAAGGGAAGAAGAGCGGACCGAGAAGCTCGCCAAATCCAAAAAAGAAGAAGACTTCCTCACCGTTCATCCCAACGTGAACGGAAATTCGAGATATTCGGAACAGAATTCGCAGGAAGTCATCGGAATGCTTCAATCTCTGATGGCTAAAATTCCAGATAAGTACAGAAGGGTTCTCGAGTTTTATCTTGCGGGTTATTCCGAAAAACAGATCGCCGAAACGATGGGAGTAAAACCCGGTACCGTAAAGTCGAGAGCCGCCAGAGGAAAAGAAATGATGAAACGAGTCGGAGCTAAGGAGAAATTTTATGAAGAATAA
- a CDS encoding lectin-like protein — protein MKRILSILAISLVLGAMGNLYASRGAVVENPIDVFEKSFENKVLSIQRKTQVNANLPVHRALFYGTHNSYNSKSYAGPFFSYAFPNQKYSIGEQLRLGARFIELDIHWTLGLRARKELLLCHGQDSHVGCNVFDRPFYKGLEEVRAWVSNPANRNEVLLLYIEDKFDGHSSEALQTLKDYLDPWLYRYSGSCSDVPAPENMPKLGDMVSSNRRILLMSNGCYDSQWSVYFKRIFFGSTTGSPKNFRGYPDCNYSRATYNSTMVRFFNDTTNYFGFYDGVKESGSFTNANISSMLSCEVNVFGIDQFDPDFAKQAIWSWNASEPNNWAGNENCAVMWSNGRWNDLNCSAANRFSCKDSTGNWYVTSGGGSWSSGNSQCSAETAGRFKFSAPLTPYENKKLLEAKSAAGAGDLWLNLTDQGSEGNWTPGN, from the coding sequence ATGAAGAGAATTCTATCGATTCTCGCCATTTCTCTCGTTTTGGGAGCGATGGGGAATCTTTACGCAAGCCGCGGAGCGGTGGTGGAAAATCCGATCGACGTTTTTGAAAAATCTTTCGAAAACAAGGTTCTTTCCATTCAGAGAAAAACCCAAGTCAACGCGAACCTTCCGGTTCATCGGGCTCTTTTTTACGGAACCCATAACTCTTATAACAGCAAATCGTATGCGGGACCGTTCTTCTCATACGCGTTTCCGAATCAAAAATATTCGATCGGCGAACAACTTCGATTAGGCGCACGCTTTATCGAATTGGACATTCATTGGACCTTGGGTCTGCGCGCGCGCAAAGAACTTCTTCTTTGTCACGGGCAAGATAGTCACGTCGGCTGCAACGTTTTCGATCGTCCTTTTTACAAAGGTCTCGAAGAAGTTCGTGCTTGGGTTTCCAATCCCGCGAACCGTAACGAAGTTCTTCTTCTTTATATCGAAGATAAATTCGACGGTCATTCTTCCGAAGCTCTTCAAACGCTGAAGGATTATCTCGATCCTTGGTTGTATCGTTATTCGGGAAGTTGTTCGGACGTTCCTGCCCCGGAGAATATGCCGAAACTCGGCGATATGGTTTCTTCCAATCGAAGAATTCTTCTGATGAGCAACGGCTGCTACGATTCTCAATGGAGCGTTTATTTCAAAAGAATCTTTTTCGGTTCCACAACGGGAAGTCCGAAAAATTTCCGCGGTTATCCGGACTGCAATTATTCCAGAGCGACTTACAATTCCACGATGGTGCGTTTCTTCAACGATACTACGAATTACTTCGGCTTTTACGACGGCGTGAAAGAAAGCGGTTCATTCACAAACGCTAATATTTCCTCCATGCTTTCCTGCGAAGTGAACGTTTTCGGAATCGATCAGTTCGATCCCGATTTTGCGAAACAAGCGATCTGGTCCTGGAATGCTTCCGAACCGAACAACTGGGCGGGCAACGAAAACTGCGCCGTTATGTGGAGCAACGGAAGATGGAACGATCTCAACTGTTCCGCTGCAAACCGTTTCTCTTGTAAGGATTCTACCGGTAACTGGTATGTGACCTCAGGCGGCGGTTCTTGGTCTTCCGGTAATTCCCAGTGTTCTGCGGAAACCGCTGGTCGTTTTAAATTCTCCGCTCCTTTGACTCCGTATGAAAACAAAAAACTTCTGGAAGCGAAGAGCGCGGCGGGCGCGGGCGATCTTTGGCTGAACCTTACAGATCAAGGCTCCGAAGGAAACTGGACTCCTGGCAACTAA
- a CDS encoding efflux RND transporter periplasmic adaptor subunit, which produces MDRKEIFKQILSDKKFRIGAVVLIVLAFVWFLLRPKPVVSETAKIVKGTYQQIVEEEGITRVREKFTIYSPVSGVLKRIHKHAGESVKKGELLAVVKWDMDRSVVSPINGKVLNILRESEGPIEMGTPILEVGNTNQLEIAVEVLTQEAVHLHPGNPVEIEGWGGEKLEGKLKLVEPAAFTKVSSLGVEEQRVRAIVDFAPPPEMGEGFQVRCKIVSGKKENQIIAPTAALFREGEDWYVFQVLKNKAKKTKVKMEARSGDSALIVEGLKEGDEVILFPGEGIQEGSKIR; this is translated from the coding sequence ATGGATCGAAAAGAAATATTCAAACAGATTCTCTCCGATAAAAAGTTTCGGATCGGCGCAGTCGTGTTGATCGTACTCGCGTTCGTTTGGTTTTTACTCCGACCCAAACCTGTGGTTTCTGAAACCGCAAAAATCGTCAAAGGAACCTATCAACAGATCGTGGAGGAAGAAGGAATCACGAGAGTTCGGGAAAAATTCACGATCTATTCTCCCGTAAGCGGCGTATTAAAACGAATTCACAAACACGCGGGGGAATCCGTAAAAAAAGGGGAACTTCTCGCGGTCGTGAAATGGGATATGGATCGTTCGGTCGTATCGCCTATCAACGGTAAGGTGCTGAATATTCTTCGGGAAAGCGAAGGCCCGATCGAAATGGGAACTCCGATCTTGGAAGTGGGCAACACCAATCAGCTTGAAATCGCGGTCGAAGTATTAACTCAGGAAGCGGTTCATCTTCATCCTGGCAACCCCGTGGAAATCGAGGGATGGGGCGGGGAAAAACTCGAAGGCAAGTTGAAACTGGTGGAGCCCGCGGCGTTCACAAAAGTTTCTTCATTGGGAGTGGAAGAACAAAGAGTCCGCGCGATCGTAGACTTCGCACCTCCGCCGGAAATGGGAGAAGGTTTTCAAGTCCGCTGTAAAATCGTAAGCGGGAAAAAGGAGAACCAAATCATCGCACCGACCGCCGCCTTATTCCGCGAAGGTGAGGATTGGTACGTATTCCAAGTTTTAAAAAATAAAGCGAAGAAGACCAAGGTCAAGATGGAAGCGAGAAGCGGAGATAGCGCGTTGATCGTCGAAGGATTGAAAGAAGGAGACGAGGTGATTTTATTTCCGGGAGAAGGAATTCAGGAAGGTTCCAAAATCCGATAA
- a CDS encoding ABC transporter ATP-binding protein, giving the protein MTRKTGKKSEIVFEAQGIGKIYKMGEVEVPALHSVDLELRSGEFVVLLGPSGSGKSTLLNILGGLDTPTYGSVRFRNKDLFSSDDESLTLYRRNHIGFVFQFYNLIPSLTALENVSLVTELSSDPMSSEEALDLVGLLERKDHFPAQLSGGEQQRVAIARAIAKRPDVLLCDEPTGALDFKTGRIVLDAISKVNAELGTTTVVITHNAIIAEMADRVIEMRDGSVTSNRKNSRKKTSGELHW; this is encoded by the coding sequence ATGACGCGGAAAACCGGGAAAAAATCCGAAATCGTATTCGAAGCGCAGGGGATCGGAAAGATCTACAAAATGGGAGAAGTCGAAGTCCCCGCGCTCCACTCCGTAGACTTGGAACTCAGATCCGGAGAATTCGTCGTTCTACTCGGACCTTCCGGTTCCGGAAAATCCACGTTGCTCAACATTCTCGGGGGATTGGATACTCCGACTTACGGCTCGGTCCGCTTTCGAAACAAGGACCTATTTTCTTCGGACGACGAAAGTCTCACACTTTATCGCAGAAATCATATCGGATTCGTATTCCAATTTTATAATCTAATTCCGAGTTTAACCGCTCTGGAAAACGTTTCTCTCGTGACCGAACTCAGTTCCGATCCGATGAGCTCGGAAGAAGCGTTGGACTTGGTCGGCTTGCTCGAACGCAAGGATCACTTTCCGGCACAGTTATCGGGAGGGGAACAACAAAGAGTGGCGATCGCAAGAGCGATCGCAAAACGACCGGACGTTCTCCTTTGCGACGAACCTACGGGTGCGCTCGATTTCAAAACCGGAAGAATCGTATTGGACGCGATTTCGAAAGTCAACGCCGAACTCGGGACGACGACGGTGGTAATTACGCATAACGCGATCATCGCGGAAATGGCGGATCGAGTCATCGAGATGAGGGACGGTTCCGTAACATCCAACCGCAAAAATTCCCGGAAGAAAACATCGGGAGAATTGCACTGGTGA